A stretch of the Flavobacterium sp. 5 genome encodes the following:
- a CDS encoding SDR family NAD(P)-dependent oxidoreductase, producing the protein MRNIVIIGGSKGIGNAILLQQLESNTVHNISRSMPTISHANLMHYSIDVLQDVLPEIESIDTLIYCPGSINLKPIGSLSIDDFRNDFEINVIGAVKAIQHYLPALKKGINPSAILFSTVAVKLGMPYHASIATAKGAVEGLVKSLGAELASSVRINAIAPTITETSLSANILRNDRLKENMIERHPMKGYLKPEEVAEMANFLISENAKSISGQIFEMDYGIVTFKM; encoded by the coding sequence ATGAGGAACATTGTAATTATTGGAGGTAGTAAAGGAATTGGAAATGCAATATTGTTACAGCAATTAGAAAGCAATACCGTCCATAACATCAGCCGAAGTATGCCTACTATTTCCCATGCCAATCTTATGCATTACTCTATTGATGTGCTACAAGATGTATTACCAGAAATAGAAAGTATTGACACCTTAATTTACTGCCCAGGTTCTATCAACCTCAAGCCTATTGGCAGTTTGAGTATCGATGATTTCAGAAATGATTTTGAGATTAATGTCATCGGCGCTGTAAAAGCAATTCAGCATTACCTGCCTGCTTTAAAAAAAGGAATAAATCCTTCAGCCATTTTATTTAGCACTGTTGCAGTCAAACTCGGAATGCCTTATCATGCGAGTATTGCTACTGCAAAAGGTGCTGTGGAAGGATTAGTAAAATCATTGGGAGCAGAATTAGCTTCGAGCGTACGAATAAATGCTATCGCTCCTACTATAACCGAAACATCTCTTTCTGCAAACATTTTAAGAAATGACCGTCTCAAAGAAAACATGATCGAACGCCACCCAATGAAAGGCTATTTAAAACCAGAGGAAGTGGCTGAAATGGCCAATTTCTTAATTTCGGAAAATGCTAAATCCATTTCGGGACAAATATTTGAAATGGATTATGGAATAGTAACCTTTAAAATGTAA
- a CDS encoding SDR family oxidoreductase has protein sequence MKILLTGATGYIGKRLLPFLINQGHQVVCCVRDKNRFHSPLEFQKNITLIEVDLLKQETLSVIPDDIDVAYYLVHSMSGSADNYDELESISAENFVKKVNQTNAKQVIYLSGIVNDKSLSKHLSSRKKVEDVLNKGSFATTTLRAGIIVGSGSASFEIIRDLVNKLPVMITPKWLNTKCQPIAINDVLEILSRSLLNPLTYNQSFDIGGPDILTYKEMLLAFAKAKNLKRYIITVPVMTPKLSSYWLYFVTSTSYKLATALVSSMKVEVICRDNKINGILNINPMSYENALSKALIKINEEKIVSSWKDSLISGRFSANISEYLKVPKKDCFIDRRKKEIENREFTIERIWSIGGETGWYYGDWLWDLRGFIDKLFGGVGSRRGRTNKHEIHSGDALDFWRVLYANKEQGKLILFAEMKLPGEAWLEFKIINNTLYQSATFRPKGILGKLYWYAVLPFHGFIFEGMLNKLIK, from the coding sequence ATGAAAATTCTCTTAACAGGCGCAACAGGATATATCGGAAAACGACTCTTGCCTTTTTTAATTAATCAAGGGCATCAGGTTGTTTGTTGTGTAAGAGATAAAAACAGATTTCATTCTCCTCTTGAATTTCAAAAAAACATAACTTTAATTGAAGTTGATTTACTAAAACAAGAAACACTATCAGTAATACCAGACGATATAGATGTGGCTTATTATTTGGTGCATTCTATGTCCGGTTCTGCTGATAATTACGATGAATTGGAAAGTATTTCGGCTGAGAACTTTGTAAAAAAAGTTAATCAAACAAACGCCAAACAAGTTATTTACTTAAGCGGAATTGTAAATGACAAATCACTTTCCAAACATTTGTCTTCCAGGAAAAAAGTAGAAGATGTTTTAAATAAAGGATCATTTGCTACAACAACACTAAGAGCCGGAATTATTGTGGGTTCTGGAAGTGCCTCGTTTGAAATTATTCGGGATTTAGTCAACAAACTTCCTGTTATGATTACTCCAAAATGGCTAAACACCAAATGTCAACCTATTGCTATCAATGATGTTCTTGAAATTTTATCGAGATCATTATTAAATCCCTTAACTTATAATCAAAGTTTTGATATTGGCGGACCAGATATTCTTACCTATAAAGAAATGTTATTGGCTTTCGCCAAAGCAAAAAATCTAAAGAGATACATTATTACTGTTCCGGTAATGACTCCTAAACTATCATCGTATTGGCTGTATTTTGTAACCTCAACTTCTTATAAATTGGCAACTGCATTGGTAAGCAGTATGAAAGTTGAAGTTATTTGCAGAGATAATAAAATCAATGGCATTTTGAATATAAACCCAATGTCATATGAAAATGCATTATCCAAAGCTTTGATAAAAATTAATGAAGAAAAAATTGTTTCGAGTTGGAAAGATTCACTGATAAGCGGAAGGTTTAGCGCGAATATTTCTGAATATTTGAAAGTACCCAAAAAAGATTGTTTTATCGATCGCCGAAAAAAAGAAATTGAAAACCGAGAATTTACAATCGAAAGAATTTGGTCTATTGGCGGAGAAACAGGATGGTATTATGGAGATTGGCTTTGGGATTTAAGAGGTTTTATTGATAAATTATTTGGAGGAGTGGGATCTCGACGCGGAAGAACCAATAAACACGAAATTCATTCTGGTGATGCTTTAGATTTCTGGCGGGTTTTGTATGCCAATAAAGAGCAAGGCAAATTAATTTTATTTGCCGAAATGAAATTACCCGGAGAAGCTTGGCTTGAATTCAAAATTATCAACAACACCTTGTATCAATCAGCTACATTTAGACCCAAAGGAATCTTGGGAAAATTATATTGGTACGCTGTACTGCCTTTCCACGGATTCATTTTCGAAGGAATGTTAAACAAACTCATTAAATAA
- a CDS encoding SulP family inorganic anion transporter — translation MISKLFPATAWIKDYKTPDLKKDFTAGITLAAYGIPVSMAYATLAGLPPQYGIYGYLIGGLFYSILGTSKQLAIGPTSAISLLIGTTIATMANGDIQRWADIASLTALVFSVLAILAYLLRLSGIINFISETVLVGFKAGAAITIGLTQLPKLFGVKGGGENFLDRIFTLFQQLPDTNLSVFIFGITAIIILIVGEKILPGKPIAILIVTLSIILISTTSLAHHGFSTVGVIPTGLPEFHLPTLRIKDVDGVLPLALACFLLSYIESVSAGRTLAQKNGYIIDARQELLALGIANAAVALGQGYPVAGGLSQSAVNDSAGAKTPLSLVFASVAIAFCLLFLTGFLQNLPTVILASIVLVAIRGLFDLEEIKHLYKINKQEFYVAMIALVGVLIWGILTGVLLAAIVTLLLLIKATSKPNVAFLGRIPNTKRYTDIVRHPDNESIAGILIVRIESSIFYFNVEHIKERIWEKINSESDSVKAVILDLNSSPRIDIAGSRFLKQLFIDLKSKNISLKVAEARSEVRDSLRSENLETLLGHISRSVSVDDLVVSAINSNLEVPPTRENG, via the coding sequence ATGATCTCTAAATTATTTCCAGCCACAGCTTGGATTAAAGATTACAAAACCCCAGACCTAAAAAAAGACTTTACAGCTGGAATAACACTAGCCGCCTATGGAATTCCAGTATCAATGGCGTATGCTACTCTTGCGGGTCTGCCTCCGCAATATGGAATTTATGGCTATCTCATTGGCGGATTATTTTATTCTATTTTGGGTACAAGTAAGCAGCTTGCTATTGGTCCAACATCTGCAATTTCATTATTGATAGGCACTACAATTGCTACAATGGCCAATGGTGATATACAACGATGGGCAGATATAGCCTCACTCACAGCTCTGGTATTTTCAGTCCTAGCCATACTCGCTTATCTATTGCGATTAAGTGGCATTATCAATTTTATTAGCGAAACCGTTTTGGTTGGATTCAAAGCGGGCGCTGCCATAACTATTGGATTGACTCAATTACCCAAACTTTTTGGTGTAAAAGGTGGCGGTGAAAATTTCTTAGATCGTATTTTTACACTTTTTCAACAGCTTCCAGATACCAATCTTTCGGTTTTTATTTTTGGTATTACTGCGATTATCATTCTAATTGTTGGCGAAAAAATTCTCCCAGGTAAACCCATCGCGATATTAATTGTAACACTATCGATTATACTCATTTCGACAACATCCTTAGCACATCATGGATTCTCAACTGTTGGAGTAATTCCAACAGGATTACCCGAATTTCATTTGCCTACTTTACGCATTAAGGATGTCGATGGCGTTCTGCCTTTAGCCTTGGCTTGTTTTTTATTATCGTATATCGAAAGTGTTTCGGCAGGCAGAACATTAGCCCAAAAAAATGGTTATATCATCGATGCTCGTCAAGAATTATTGGCACTCGGAATAGCCAATGCAGCTGTAGCACTTGGACAAGGATATCCCGTTGCTGGAGGATTATCACAATCTGCTGTAAACGACAGCGCAGGAGCAAAAACACCATTATCCTTAGTATTTGCCTCAGTTGCTATTGCTTTTTGTCTACTGTTTTTAACTGGGTTTCTTCAAAATTTGCCTACTGTGATTTTAGCATCCATTGTTTTGGTTGCCATCCGAGGATTATTTGACCTCGAAGAAATCAAACATCTCTACAAAATAAACAAACAGGAATTTTATGTTGCTATGATTGCGTTGGTAGGAGTACTCATTTGGGGAATCCTGACTGGTGTTTTACTCGCCGCGATCGTAACTTTATTGCTGTTAATAAAAGCAACTTCAAAACCAAATGTTGCCTTTTTGGGCAGAATACCAAATACCAAACGCTATACAGATATAGTTCGTCATCCAGACAACGAAAGCATTGCAGGAATATTGATTGTGAGAATAGAATCTTCTATTTTTTATTTCAATGTCGAACACATCAAAGAACGAATTTGGGAGAAAATTAATAGCGAATCCGATTCGGTTAAAGCTGTGATACTAGACCTCAATTCCTCTCCACGTATTGATATTGCTGGATCTCGGTTTTTAAAACAGCTTTTTATAGATTTAAAATCAAAGAATATTTCTCTCAAAGTTGCCGAAGCCCGTTCCGAAGTTCGCGATTCTTTACGCTCCGAAAATCTGGAGACACTTTTGGGTCACATCAGCCGAAGTGTTTCTGTCGATGATTTAGTAGTTAGTGCGATTAATTCTAATTTGGAAGTGCCACCTACTAGAGAAAACGGCTAG
- a CDS encoding rhodanese-related sulfurtransferase gives MQLYNTLSAEERAIMIDDAGKQRLTLSFYAYAQISNPTQFRNDLFLAWDPLGVLGRIYVAHEGINAQLSLPADNFYAFKDTVEAYDFMKDMRLNIAVEHDDHSFLKLTVKVRDKIVADGLNDDTFDVTNIGIHLKAKEFNEILENPNTIVVDFRNHYESEIGYFKGAITPDVDTFRESLPIINEQLQDFKEDKNLVMYCTGGIRCEKASAYFKHQGFKNVFQLEGGIINYAKQIKEEGLESKFIGKNFVFDHRLGERITDDIVSQCHQCGEPCDVHTNCVNEGCHLLFIQCDSCKEKMHGCCSPECVEIIHLPEEEQKAIRRGIKNGNKIFKKGKSDVLTFKNNHDPLANVPNLSELIKSKPLVKKEPKIKKQYIGQGTHFFPKPSIAQFLIEENEINIGDTILIKGSTTGEQKLVIDKMFVNDIESEKAVSGDVVTFKVPFRIRLSDKIYKILE, from the coding sequence ATGCAACTGTACAACACTTTAAGCGCAGAAGAAAGAGCCATCATGATTGATGATGCCGGAAAACAACGATTAACGTTGTCTTTCTATGCTTATGCGCAAATTTCAAATCCAACTCAATTTCGTAACGATTTATTCTTAGCTTGGGATCCACTTGGGGTTTTAGGCCGAATTTATGTAGCCCACGAAGGAATCAACGCTCAATTGTCTTTACCTGCGGATAATTTCTACGCATTCAAAGATACTGTTGAAGCGTATGATTTTATGAAAGATATGCGATTGAATATTGCCGTAGAACATGACGACCATTCGTTTTTGAAATTAACTGTAAAAGTCCGCGATAAAATTGTTGCCGACGGTTTGAACGACGATACTTTTGATGTAACCAATATCGGAATTCATTTAAAAGCAAAGGAATTTAATGAAATTTTAGAAAACCCAAACACAATTGTAGTTGATTTTAGAAATCATTATGAAAGTGAAATTGGTTATTTTAAAGGTGCCATTACACCTGATGTAGATACATTTCGTGAATCTTTGCCTATCATCAATGAGCAATTACAAGATTTTAAAGAAGATAAAAATTTAGTTATGTATTGCACTGGAGGAATCCGTTGCGAGAAAGCCTCTGCTTACTTTAAACATCAAGGTTTTAAAAATGTATTTCAACTAGAAGGGGGAATTATTAATTATGCAAAGCAAATTAAGGAAGAAGGATTAGAAAGTAAATTCATTGGTAAAAACTTCGTATTTGATCATCGCTTAGGCGAGAGAATTACAGACGATATCGTTTCACAATGCCATCAATGTGGCGAACCTTGCGATGTTCATACGAATTGTGTTAATGAAGGCTGTCACTTACTTTTCATTCAATGTGATTCCTGTAAAGAAAAAATGCACGGTTGTTGTTCTCCAGAATGTGTAGAAATAATCCATTTGCCAGAAGAAGAACAAAAAGCCATTCGAAGAGGAATTAAAAACGGAAATAAAATCTTCAAAAAAGGAAAATCGGATGTATTGACTTTCAAAAACAATCACGACCCTTTGGCTAATGTTCCAAATCTTAGCGAATTAATAAAGTCAAAACCTCTCGTAAAAAAAGAGCCTAAAATTAAAAAACAATACATCGGTCAAGGAACTCACTTTTTTCCAAAGCCATCAATTGCCCAATTTTTAATTGAAGAAAACGAAATTAATATTGGAGATACTATTTTAATCAAAGGTTCAACAACTGGAGAGCAAAAATTAGTAATCGACAAGATGTTTGTTAATGATATTGAATCAGAAAAAGCTGTTTCTGGTGATGTAGTTACTTTCAAAGTTCCTTTTAGAATTAGATTGTCTGATAAAATTTATAAGATTTTAGAATAA
- a CDS encoding polyphosphate kinase 2 family protein: MSKSNKKESEELEEKLIDMSTLSRKELVQRAKKFSKQYCVGDGDGFKLKDYETKADFKLGDEGKPLVKQTLEIGVEALAKLQDILYAQDKWSVLLIFQAMDAAGKDGAIKHVMSGINPQGCQVFSFKAPSSEDLDHDFLWRCQKHLPERGRIGIFNRSYYEELLVVRVHEQILKSQKLPEKLFTKDIWENRFEDIRNFEKYLNRNGTIVIKFFLNVSKKEQKKRFIERVDDPDKNWKFSAADAKERGYWDDYMNAYEDLIKETSTKKSPWYVIPADNKSYARIAVASAIITALEELDLEYPKVSEAKIAELQEVKRALLNEKD, translated from the coding sequence ATGTCAAAATCTAATAAAAAAGAATCAGAAGAATTGGAAGAAAAACTAATAGATATGAGCACTTTAAGCAGAAAAGAATTAGTTCAAAGAGCTAAAAAATTTTCTAAGCAATATTGCGTTGGAGATGGAGACGGTTTTAAGCTTAAGGATTATGAAACCAAAGCCGATTTTAAATTAGGCGATGAAGGAAAGCCATTAGTAAAGCAAACGTTAGAAATAGGTGTTGAAGCTCTGGCAAAACTGCAAGATATATTGTATGCACAAGACAAATGGTCAGTATTGCTCATTTTTCAAGCAATGGATGCTGCAGGAAAAGACGGAGCCATCAAACACGTTATGTCGGGTATCAATCCACAAGGATGCCAGGTTTTTTCTTTTAAAGCTCCAAGTTCTGAGGATTTAGATCATGATTTTTTATGGCGTTGCCAAAAGCATCTGCCTGAACGTGGGCGTATTGGTATTTTTAACCGCTCTTATTATGAAGAACTATTAGTCGTTCGTGTGCATGAACAAATTTTAAAAAGCCAAAAACTCCCGGAAAAATTATTTACCAAAGACATTTGGGAAAATCGTTTTGAAGACATTCGCAACTTCGAAAAATACCTGAACAGAAATGGAACTATCGTTATCAAATTTTTCCTTAACGTCTCCAAGAAAGAACAGAAAAAACGTTTTATAGAGCGCGTAGACGACCCAGACAAAAACTGGAAATTCAGCGCTGCAGATGCTAAGGAACGCGGATATTGGGATGACTATATGAATGCTTACGAAGATTTAATCAAAGAAACCTCTACCAAAAAATCACCTTGGTATGTTATACCTGCCGATAATAAATCCTATGCCCGTATTGCAGTTGCATCAGCAATCATAACAGCGCTGGAAGAACTGGATTTAGAATATCCAAAAGTAAGCGAAGCAAAAATAGCTGAATTACAAGAGGTCAAAAGAGCATTGCTAAACGAAAAAGACTAA
- a CDS encoding AarF/ABC1/UbiB kinase family protein: MKSIDYIPTSKIERATKLVQTGAKVGVNYLKYYGEKMVNSDLTRDKLNEDNAEDIYDGLKNLKGSALKVAQMLSMDKSFLPQAYVDKFSLSQFSVPPLSAPLVLKTFKTNFGKTPYEIFDEFNANSVNAASIGQVHLAVKDGKKLAVKIQYPGVANSISSDLALVKPIAIRMFNLQGKDSDKYFKEVEDKLIEETNYLLELKQSQEVVNACSKIENLVFPNYYPEFSSEKIITMDWMTGIHLSEFTAKNPDKETGAKIGQALWDFYMYQVHVLKKVHADPHPGNFLVNEKNELVALDFGCMKQIPNEFYIPYFELIDRKVIDNKQLFNEKLFELEILRTDDSPEEIEYFTQMFYDLLSLFTKPFQGETFDFSDEEFFQNIAQLGERFSKDTNLKKMNGNRGSKHFIYMNRTFFGLYNLMFDLKATIIVNHFKKYQ, encoded by the coding sequence ATGAAATCAATCGATTATATACCCACATCAAAAATAGAAAGAGCGACTAAACTAGTGCAGACAGGAGCCAAAGTAGGAGTGAATTACCTGAAGTATTATGGAGAAAAAATGGTCAATTCTGATTTGACCAGAGACAAACTTAACGAAGATAATGCCGAAGACATTTATGACGGATTAAAAAATCTTAAAGGAAGTGCGTTGAAAGTTGCCCAAATGCTAAGTATGGACAAAAGTTTCTTACCGCAAGCTTACGTTGATAAATTTTCGCTATCACAGTTTTCGGTTCCGCCACTATCTGCTCCATTGGTTCTCAAAACTTTTAAAACAAATTTTGGAAAAACACCTTACGAGATTTTTGACGAGTTCAATGCTAATTCTGTCAATGCGGCGAGTATTGGTCAGGTGCATCTTGCGGTAAAAGACGGAAAAAAATTGGCTGTGAAAATTCAATATCCTGGAGTTGCCAATAGTATTTCGTCTGATTTGGCTTTGGTCAAACCAATAGCAATTAGAATGTTTAACCTTCAAGGAAAAGATTCGGATAAATATTTCAAAGAAGTTGAAGACAAATTAATAGAAGAAACAAATTATTTATTGGAATTAAAGCAAAGTCAAGAGGTTGTTAATGCTTGTAGCAAAATCGAGAATTTAGTTTTCCCAAATTATTATCCTGAATTTTCATCAGAGAAAATCATCACAATGGATTGGATGACTGGGATCCATCTTTCGGAGTTTACAGCTAAAAATCCAGACAAAGAAACAGGTGCAAAAATAGGTCAGGCGCTTTGGGATTTCTACATGTATCAAGTGCATGTTTTAAAGAAAGTGCATGCCGATCCGCATCCAGGAAATTTTTTGGTAAACGAGAAAAATGAATTGGTAGCCTTAGATTTTGGCTGTATGAAGCAAATTCCAAATGAATTTTATATCCCTTACTTCGAATTGATTGACAGAAAAGTAATTGATAATAAACAACTCTTTAATGAAAAATTATTTGAATTGGAAATTTTAAGAACGGATGACTCTCCAGAAGAAATAGAATATTTTACCCAAATGTTTTATGATCTTTTGTCTTTGTTTACAAAGCCATTTCAAGGAGAAACTTTCGATTTTTCGGATGAGGAATTCTTTCAAAACATTGCACAATTGGGAGAACGATTTTCAAAAGACACTAATCTCAAAAAAATGAATGGTAATCGTGGTTCCAAACATTTCATTTATATGAACAGAACTTTTTTCGGTCTGTACAATTTAATGTTCGATTTGAAAGCAACCATAATTGTAAATCATTTTAAAAAATACCAATAA
- a CDS encoding peptidase U32 family protein, with amino-acid sequence MTTNKKIELMAPAGNFESLQAGLDNGADSVYFGVEQLNMRARATVNFTMDDLPEIARRCEAKNVRSYLTLNTIIYDHDLSVVKTLLNKAKKANITAVIASDQAVIAMARGIGMEVHISTQLNITNIETIKFYSLFADTMVLSRELSLRQVKKITEQIEKEQIKGPNGKLVEIEIFGHGALCMAVSGKCYLSLHSHNSSANRGACKQNCRKKYTVIDQESGFEIELDNEYMMSPKDLCTLDFLDQVIDSGIQVLKIEGRGRAPEYVATVIKTYREAIDSYYERTFTKEKIALWMEDLNTVYNRGFWSGYYLGQELGEWSDVSGSVATQKKVYVGKGTHFFPKAEIGQFKIEAYDIKIGDKILVTGPSTGAQEMIINEMYVNDVVSEKATKGDDCTLKMPFRIRMSDKLYKIVEA; translated from the coding sequence ATGACAACGAACAAAAAAATTGAACTTATGGCTCCCGCTGGGAACTTTGAGTCGCTTCAGGCTGGATTAGATAATGGTGCCGATTCTGTATATTTTGGAGTAGAACAATTGAACATGCGTGCTCGTGCAACAGTCAATTTCACGATGGATGATTTACCAGAAATAGCACGTCGTTGCGAAGCCAAAAATGTTAGAAGTTATTTGACTTTGAACACGATTATTTACGATCACGATTTATCGGTTGTAAAAACATTATTAAACAAAGCCAAAAAAGCCAATATCACCGCTGTAATAGCTTCCGACCAGGCCGTTATTGCTATGGCAAGAGGCATCGGGATGGAAGTACATATTTCAACGCAATTGAATATTACCAATATAGAAACCATCAAGTTTTACAGTTTGTTTGCTGATACGATGGTTTTGAGTCGTGAATTAAGTTTACGCCAAGTAAAAAAAATCACCGAACAAATCGAGAAAGAACAAATCAAAGGACCAAATGGCAAATTGGTAGAAATTGAAATCTTCGGTCACGGAGCTTTATGTATGGCGGTTTCTGGAAAATGTTATTTGAGTTTACACTCTCATAATTCTTCTGCAAATCGTGGTGCCTGTAAACAAAACTGTCGCAAGAAATATACCGTTATCGATCAGGAAAGTGGTTTTGAAATCGAATTGGATAACGAATACATGATGTCACCAAAAGATTTATGTACTCTTGATTTTCTAGATCAGGTAATAGATTCGGGCATTCAGGTATTGAAAATCGAAGGCAGAGGTCGCGCTCCAGAATATGTGGCAACTGTTATTAAAACCTACCGAGAAGCTATCGATAGTTATTATGAAAGAACCTTTACCAAAGAGAAAATCGCGCTTTGGATGGAAGATTTAAACACCGTTTACAATCGTGGTTTTTGGTCAGGTTATTATCTTGGACAAGAATTGGGAGAATGGAGCGATGTTTCGGGATCTGTTGCGACTCAAAAGAAAGTCTATGTTGGAAAAGGAACTCATTTTTTTCCAAAAGCCGAAATTGGTCAATTTAAAATTGAAGCATACGATATAAAAATTGGCGATAAAATATTAGTTACTGGTCCAAGCACAGGAGCTCAGGAAATGATTATCAACGAAATGTATGTCAATGATGTTGTTTCTGAAAAAGCAACAAAAGGAGACGATTGTACTTTGAAAATGCCTTTCAGAATCCGAATGTCTGATAAATTATACAAAATAGTCGAAGCCTAA